One part of the Bdellovibrio sp. KM01 genome encodes these proteins:
- the glmU gene encoding bifunctional UDP-N-acetylglucosamine diphosphorylase/glucosamine-1-phosphate N-acetyltransferase GlmU, which yields MSGNATTNTPPNTTDKLTVIALAAGKGTRMKSPLPKVLHPVAGRPMIEKVIQASKGAGATEVRVIVGHGQNLVRQVVEPMGVSCYAQDEQLGTAHAVRCAKPETIEGDVVIMNGDHPLIEASDVKEFLRIFRDEKCDLAVVTAELKNPAEFGRIVRNRGDLVAIVEAKDASAETLKIREINTGIYIAKASVLAEYLPQIKNNNSKKEFYITDLISLCIQDKMKVQAIKSTPKVAVGVNNQVELAKATRLLFKRKALRLMEEGVLMIDPRTTYIEDSVQIGAGTVVYPNVFIRGRTKIGSFSVIESNSFISDTEIGDSVQVRGGTYLESSKLHNKVSVGPYARLRPETEIFEEAHVGNFVEMKKTKFGKKSKAGHLTYLGDAEIGEEVNVGCGTITCNYAADKKKYKTKIGDRVFVGSDTQFVAPIEVGNDAVIGSGSTITKNVPANALAVARGKQFTKENYVVKAPEAVNETENK from the coding sequence ATGTCAGGAAATGCCACTACTAATACCCCCCCAAATACTACCGACAAGTTGACTGTGATTGCCCTCGCTGCTGGTAAGGGTACACGTATGAAATCCCCACTCCCTAAAGTTCTTCACCCGGTGGCGGGTCGTCCAATGATCGAAAAAGTTATTCAAGCCTCAAAAGGGGCCGGCGCGACGGAAGTACGCGTGATCGTTGGTCATGGCCAAAACTTGGTTCGCCAGGTTGTGGAGCCGATGGGTGTCTCTTGCTATGCTCAAGACGAGCAGTTGGGAACGGCCCACGCGGTTCGTTGTGCAAAACCGGAGACGATCGAAGGCGATGTTGTTATCATGAATGGCGACCATCCTTTGATCGAGGCATCTGACGTTAAAGAATTCCTGCGCATTTTCCGTGATGAGAAATGTGACTTAGCGGTGGTAACTGCAGAGTTGAAAAATCCTGCCGAGTTCGGTCGTATCGTGCGCAACCGCGGTGACTTGGTGGCCATCGTTGAAGCGAAAGACGCTTCTGCGGAAACTTTGAAAATTCGTGAGATCAATACCGGCATCTATATCGCCAAGGCTTCTGTGTTGGCTGAGTACTTGCCACAAATCAAAAACAACAATTCAAAAAAAGAATTCTACATCACAGATCTGATCTCTTTGTGCATTCAAGACAAAATGAAAGTGCAAGCAATCAAATCCACTCCGAAAGTGGCTGTGGGTGTGAATAACCAGGTGGAGTTGGCGAAAGCGACTCGCTTGTTATTTAAAAGAAAAGCATTGCGTTTGATGGAAGAAGGCGTGTTGATGATCGATCCACGCACGACTTACATCGAAGATAGCGTGCAAATCGGTGCGGGTACCGTGGTTTATCCAAACGTGTTCATCCGTGGTCGTACAAAAATCGGTTCATTCAGTGTGATCGAGTCCAACTCCTTTATCTCTGACACTGAAATCGGTGATAGCGTTCAGGTGCGTGGCGGTACGTACTTGGAAAGCTCTAAACTTCATAACAAAGTTTCTGTGGGTCCATACGCGCGTTTGCGCCCAGAAACTGAAATTTTTGAGGAAGCTCATGTGGGCAACTTCGTGGAGATGAAAAAAACCAAATTCGGCAAAAAATCCAAAGCCGGTCATTTGACGTACTTGGGCGATGCAGAAATTGGTGAAGAAGTGAACGTGGGTTGCGGAACTATAACTTGCAACTACGCTGCAGATAAAAAGAAATATAAGACCAAAATTGGTGATCGTGTGTTCGTGGGCAGTGATACGCAATTCGTCGCGCCGATTGAAGTCGGCAACGATGCGGTGATTGGCTCCGGTTCAACGATCACGAAAAATGTTCCGGCAAATGCTTTGGCAGTGGCTCGCGGCAAACAGTTCACGAAAGAAAACTATGTGGTGAAGGCTCCGGAAGCCGTAAACGAAACAGAGAA